The genomic window CTCTCGCGTCCGCGCGGCCGTGAAGAGCGACCAGAGGCCGCTCAGGACCCCGACGAACGCCGAGGCGACGCCGAAGAGGTAGAACAACACGAGCGGGTGGAAATCGACGACCAGATACCGCGATTTCAGCCGCCACAGGAAGTTCCGGAGGAGCATGCCGGACACCTTGGGGATGTACGTCCGGTACGTGATTCCGGACTCCTCCTCGCCGTAGACCGACGGGATCGCCACGTCGGCGACGCGCATCCGATTGGCGTTCAGCGTCACCAGCAGGTCGTTGCAGTAGCCGTAGTACTCGTACAACTCCTCGACGGCGATGGTCTCGAGCGCGTGGCGCGAGATGGCGGTGTACCCGTTCTGGGGATCGCTCACCTTCCAGTAGCCGCTGGCGATCTTGGTGAGCAACGAGAGGACCGAGTTGCCGACGAACCGGAACGGCGGCATTTCGGCCCGGTACTCCGCGGAGAGGAGCCGGTTCCCCTTCGCGTAATCGGCTCCCTCGACGACCGGGTCGAGGAGTTTCGGCATCTGAGAGAGGTCCATCTGTCCGTCGCCGTCGACGGTCACGGTGATCTCGCTCCCGCCGTCCAATGCGGCCAGATACCCCGTCAGAATCGCCCCGCCGGCCCCCCGATTCT from Natrinema versiforme includes these protein-coding regions:
- a CDS encoding glycosyltransferase family 2 protein is translated as MYREHTIGVVVPAYNEEGFVGDVIREMPAFVDRIYVVDDRSTDRTWDEITASARADATDWNRSDGTYGDGLATADGGAVGGSAETAPVDITSDTLERRASVRDPIGRVVPIRHRENRGAGGAILTGYLAALDGGSEITVTVDGDGQMDLSQMPKLLDPVVEGADYAKGNRLLSAEYRAEMPPFRFVGNSVLSLLTKIASGYWKVSDPQNGYTAISRHALETIAVEELYEYYGYCNDLLVTLNANRMRVADVAIPSVYGEEESGITYRTYIPKVSGMLLRNFLWRLKSRYLVVDFHPLVLFYLFGVASAFVGVLSGLWSLFTAARTREEDPDSSGDRSGSASRTRDALTSAALALFGGVSVAFAMLLDMRENEALEDRIYE